A genomic segment from Gracilinanus agilis isolate LMUSP501 chromosome 1, AgileGrace, whole genome shotgun sequence encodes:
- the C2CD4C gene encoding C2 calcium-dependent domain-containing protein 4C — MKKTNMWLLDRLRGSGENGASRGADGDRSSKGPLYSNVLTPDKIPDFFIPPKLTTGPGEAEGAAAGSGSGSGSGSGSPHLGSSASEQNLASGGSGPRKAQRSPRLPAKLAAESKNLLKAASRHVIQIESAEDWRPEEEEEAVATNADPQAQTAMSLPYVPKAQTSYGFATLMESPHTRRKESLFHSEHTGLAQAGSPGALRRAGTKANGEGTSRAEALMSPYRYFSGGESDTGSSAESSPFGSPLLSRSVSLLKVFAQDGQAKVSQLRHSVGRHSSLSTDDSSADVSPSARRRARRATPTGPEASGDASSTPRGEHTVRLGKRGSLRLAAEYDPARARLRVRLLAAEGLYDRLFDTRSINCCVGLCLTPGKLQKQRSTIIKNTWHPIFNEDFFFDGLCPSSARKLALKLKVVNKGGSLKRDTLLGEKEVPLTALLPFL; from the coding sequence ATGAAGAAAACCAACATGTGGCTGTTGGATCGGCTGAGAGGCTCTGGGGAGAATGGCGCCTCCCGGGGGGCAGACGGGGACCGGTCCTCCAAAGGGCCCCTCTACAGCAATGTGCTCACCCCAGATAAGATTCCTGACTTCTTCATTCCTCCGAAGCTTACTACAGGGCCAGGGgaggcagagggggcagctgccggctccggctccggctccggctcggGCTCCGGCTCCCCACACTTGGGATCTTCAGCCTCTGAACAAAACTTGGCCTCCGGAGGCAGCGGGCCCCGAAAGGCCCAACGAAGCCCCCGTCTGCCGGCCAAGCTGGCGGCTGAGAGTAAGAACCTGCTGAAGGCAGCCAGCCGCCATGTGATCCAGATCGAGAGTGCTGAGGACTGGCGCCccgaggaagaggaggaggccgTGGCTACCAATGCTGACCCCCAGGCCCAGACAGCGATGTCTTTGCCCTATGTGCCCAAGGCCCAGACCTCCTACGGCTTTGCCACCCTGATGGAGAGCCCCCACACCCGACGCAAGGAATCCCTCTTCCACAGCGAGCACACCGGCCTGGCCCAGGCTGGATCACCTGGTGCCCTCCGAAGAGCCGGAACCAAGGCCAACGGGGAGGGCACCTCCCGGGCCGAGGCCCTGATGAGCCCCTACCGGTACTTCAGTGGGGGCGAGAGCGACACGGGCTCTTCAGCTGAGTCGTCCCCCTTTGGGTCGCCCCTGCTCTCCCGCTCCGTGTCCCTGCTCAAGGTCTTTGCCCAGGACGGGCAGGCCAAGGTGAGCCAGCTGAGGCACTCTGTGGGCCGCCACAGCTCCTTGTCCACAGATGACAGCTCTGCTGATGTCAGCCCCAGTGCCCGCCGCCGTGCCCGCCGTGCCACCCCAACAGGCCCGGAGGCCAGCGGCGATGCCTCCTCGACCCCTCGAGGCGAGCACACGGTGCGTCTGGGGAAACGAGGGAGCCTTCGTCTGGCCGCCGAGTATGACCCGGCCCGGGCCCGCCTTCGGGTGAGGCTTCTGGCTGCCGAAGGCCTCTACGACCGGCTCTTTGACACTCGAAGTATCAACTGCTGTGTGGGCCTCTGTCTCACCCCAGGGAAGCTTCAGAAGCAGCGGAGTACCATTATCAAAAACACTTGGCACCCCATCTTCAATGAGGACTTCTTCTTCGATGGCCTGTGCCCCTCTAGTGCCCGCAAGCTGGCTCTCAAGCTCAAAGTGGTGAACAAGGGTGGCAGCCTGAAGAGGGACACCCTGCTGGGGGAGAAGGAGGTGCCCCTCACGGCCCTGCTGCCTTTCTTGTGA